Genomic window (Capricornis sumatraensis isolate serow.1 chromosome 16, serow.2, whole genome shotgun sequence):
gttgcaactaaagcaAACCTAGAGTGCTTCAGGCATTCAATGGCTCAAAAATCTGGGAACTAGTAGAGTAACCCCCGAAAgaataagacaaaataaatgataagagtcatgaaatgcaggagatgaattatcattttatttgttgatatggATACTGGATCACCATGGAAGGTGTTCATTTCAGTGCTAAAATTTTTCAGACATAGACATGCACAGATACGTAAAGCATCTGAATGGTGGCGAAACCCCACCTATAATTATGCCATCACACTGCAAAATGTTGAACTACTACTAAATTGATTTTTTATAAGTTTGGACATGGTGTTTTCTCCATTATCAACAAATTGAGAGTAGAAAATTGGTAGATTAAGAAATGATGACTCAAATACTATTAACAAGAAATGATTGCTGATTAGCCTAGAGGAAGTGAAGGCatagagaaataataaaagtgattATAAATCTgtggccagaagggaatggtgagGGATTAGAGTTATTAATTTTCATGAGGTGTAAACACAAGTGATAAGAGGACATTGGGTAATACAGAGAAATCTCTTGGTAATGCCCATTCATTTTGCTGTGAGAGTTAAAATTCTTACCATTTATCTATGAAACCTCATTTTATGAAGTAGAGAATATTTCAAAAACTACAGAGTTCCGTTTCCTAACAAATACAACGTGCCTCTCTAAGTTCAAAGACTGaataaactgtgtgtgtgtgtgtgtgtgtagattaaTAAAGCCCTGGCTATAGCACAAATCCTGAGGCATTTTGGAGGTATCTATAGGGTATGCATAGGATCTATagagatggtggctcagatgctaaagagtctgcctgcaatgcaggggaccagggtttgatccctaggttgggaagatcccctggaaaaaggaacggccacccactccagtgtgcttgctggagaattccatggacagaggagcctggcaggctacagtccgtggtaacccaaagaattggacatgacttagcaactgagtacacGTGCATATTAGCACTCAAAAACTATTAGTTTTATTGAAAATTCTATTTAAGAAATCATTTCAAAGACATCTGTCAGGGTCTGGCCGTGGGTTGGAAATGAATTTCTAGACATGAGACAGAAGGAgggggaaataaagtttattagagtgggagatgctgttagaacagcggaccagctcaagggagaaccgaTGCTGAACAGGGGTCCTTAGGCCACTTTTACACCCACAGTGCAAGGAGCGGGATGGGGTCTGGCGGGCCATTTGCTGGTTGGATGAGGCAGGTGTACTGAGCGGgtggctgctgccgctgctgctaagttgcttcagtcttgtccgactctgtgcgaccccatagacagcagcccaccaggctcccccatccctgggattctccaggcaagaacactggagtgggttgccatttccttctcgaatgtaggaaagtgaaaagtgaaagtgaagtcgctcaagtcgtgcccgagtcttagcgaccccatggactgcagccttccaggctcctccgtccatggggttttccaggcaagagtactggagtgggttgccattgccttctccagagacagGCAAATGCCTTCTCCAGAGTCAGGCAAATGCCTTCTCCCTGTCcagtaggaggggagacaggctatacttatactgctcaggaggacctgaaatccattaatagttacaacgcgggggagggaaggatgataagGGTCTGGTGTTTCTGCTCCTGCATTCCaggaccctccttggttttatctgctctttcgtCCTTGGTTCACCACAAcatcttttatttataaatatcttttgAAATCATGTTTTCCTTAGTATTAGGACATTGAAATGAATGTATACAGAATTATACATTGTATAGGTGATTATAAGTAATTGAATTCAACTGGTTAGGTATTGTTGAGAAATGTTGCTATTTGGAGCAAAGAGAGCTTTATTCCAAGGTTAAGCAAGGAGGATATGGTGTTCATgatcaaagggcttcccaggtggctagtggtaaaggactcGCCTGTTAacacaggaaacataagagatgagaATTCAATttctaggtagggaagatctcctaaaggagggcatggcaacccactgcagcattcttgtctggagaatccgaTGGTCAGAGGAGCTGGCAGACTACATTTCATTgaattgcacagagtcagacacgactgaagtgagttagcacacacccacacatgttcaaaagacccaaactcccAGATGCTTTTCAAGGAAAAGTTTTATAGGCAAAATTTGCAGGGAGTTCTGCAGGATACGTGACCTTCTTCTGATTGGTGGGTGGTGAGATCACAGGGTGGTGTTCCAGGATCTACCTTCTGGTACCAGCCAGTCTGGGGTCCCCGTTCTTGTGTGCAGCCTGAAGCTACCATGCTCCGTCTGGGTGGGGCCTTGGTTCCTATAGCAGATCGCAGGGACATGCGCTGTTAGGTGCCTCCCTTGTGGAGGAAGCAGCACACTGGCCCATTACTATACTATTGTTGCTTTCCACGTGTGCTCACTGACCTAAGCAGTTATTGTTTGAATATGTCCTCGGAACTCAGGAAAGGTCAAGGAGGATGAAAACCTTCTTTCTACAAATGGGAAACTGGGGACTAGAAATGGCATTTGTACCAGGGAGGGCCCCACAAGGTCCTGCTGGGTTTCAAGCCCTCTTTTCTTTGATAATCCTCAACTTTGTGGGGAACAGGTGCTGGACAAAGAAGGGAATAACATTTTGGATAAAGATGTTCATCATAAACTCAGCAGAGGAGCTTGGTTTTATGAGGACTTTGTATCAACATGACAAAATAAATGGTCATGGTCAAACAAATAAATGTTCTGAAAGCATAATCCTAAATGTAACAAAATGAGTTTCAACATTGGGATATTACTGAGCAAGAACTTGCTTCTGACAATTTTGCAAACACTATGGTTATTGAGGTGACTTTAGACTGAAAATAACAGAGAGTTTCTCAGTTGGTTTAGCTCCCAAACTTGTCTGTTGTCAAATAAGTTTACACtggcattttaatttctaaagattCTTGTTTTAGCAGCACTGTCTTTTGATGAATAGAATTGCCCTGCATCAAATGTATAACACATAAAAATGTAGCTTCTTTATCAACACCAATAAAATATTACCTGAAATTCTGGATGTATAGGAAAACTTTCTTGTAAGATTCACTTTTAAATCTACATAAACATTGATTTCATTATCATGAATCAGCAgaaaatttataataatattgtAATCTGATATTTAGTCTACCCCCTTTTGGAGTCTTCTTCTTCTTGGGCAAATAATCctcaatgaaatatttaatatttgatgaACTTTTCTGGAGGGCCAGaaattactttgttgacaaaggatcatatagtcaaagctatggtttttccagtggtcatgtatgaatgtgagagttggaccatagagaaggctgaaaaCTAAATAATCGATGCTTTTGAGcttggtgttgaagaagactcttaagagtcccttgggctgcaaggagatcaaaccagtcaatcctaaaggaaataattcctaaatattcttggaaggactgatgctgaagctgaagctccaatactttggccacctaatgtgaagagcctactcattagaaaagaccctgatgctgggaaatattgaaggcaggaggagaaggggatgacagaggatgagatggttggatggcatcatcgactcattggacatgagtctgagcaaactccagatgatggagaaggacagggaagcctggcatgttacagaccttggggtcacaaagagaataCAACtcagtgaccgaactgaactctGGAGGAAAGTTGGTCAAGGGGTATCAGTCAATGCATAATGCATTTAATTATGGGATTTATGAAAGGCTAGTATAAAATTGGTCACATTGTATTGTGAAATTTTAGTTATAAAATGCAGATGGATACTGACTATATAGTATGACAAGTATGCAAATATAGAAGAATACAATTAATCATTCAATGAACAAAAATAGCTCAGACATTCACCAAAATTTGAGTTTGattattttcatatcatttttgaattttgttatatattcattttatttttctacatgcTATATTTTAGTATGTGGTGGTTATCTTTAGAAATCATTTTTTTAccacaaaacacacacatgcatagaaGAACACAAGGGAATTTTTGGAGATGACGGCTGGATTTAGAACCTGGAATGTGGTGATGGCATTTggatatatgcagaatctaaattCATTAATAAGTGTATAGTAAATGTGTATAAATCTTCCTGTATCAATGATGCTTCAATAAAGCTTGAAAAATCAGTTTTGATCACCGATaggagaattattttttttatatttggagattttattttgtatctaatGGACATATTTACTCTTAGCATAGTGtcacacatatatttaaatataaaatataaaatttcattgtAAAAATTATATCTTTCCATCCCTGATGATTACAGTCATAGATTAATCATTTCTCTAGAAATAATTACTCTACCACCACAGGAATAAATTTAGAACATTACAGAGGAAAACTAGAGCATTGGGCTCTTCATTGTGTGGCTCCTAAGGGAAAATACAACCAACTTTCAAAGCTTAGCACAGCTGCATTTAGTCCTTGAACTCTTGTCCTTGGAGGCGTGCGAAGCAATCTTTGATGGAAATTGGTCCATAGGGATGACCAGATGTTGCATGATCACCAATCCCCAGTATATGAGGTTCCCTGGAGTTACCAGGATGAGAGGCAAGGCATACTCTACTCTGTATTCATGCACAGTTAGATCCCTGGTATTCTTTTTAGACACAACTTCCTGACAAATTTTACATTTGAACAGCAGTTGAACAAAATTTCTATGTTGATTTACTTTTCCTgcagaataaaacaaaagaactAAGATTTAATAAGAACTTACCAAAAAATATCATGTTACAGAAAATTTCAGCTGGAAtagtctttatattttatttgtgagGGAAACTATTTCATACTGCTAGTCAGATAATATTGGAAATAGTTGCTTTTCCACCAACTCTGGCTGCTGGTAAGTATTATTCTGAAAATCAGAAAGTTTTAGTTAGGTTCAAACAAAACAAGGACCTCAGAGAAGCATGCATGCAGATATCATTTAACCTTACCCTAGGTACTCCCAGGACTTGTGAAAGATAACACTGATGTAATCAGGGTCTGCAAGGAATGTgtgtattttagaaatataagTTTTTGTAGAAATTTGATTTTGAATATCAAGTTATTTTTTGGAAATTAATGCTAAAATATGTGGTCTATCATTTTAATACACCCTACTGAATTCCAAAGGTTGAATTTATTTCATTAGTATTAAAtaatattggaaaaaaagaattgtGCATGATGTGTTGAAACAATtctttcatcattattttatatcTATCATTTGTTTTTCAGGGTTGCTGAAATTAATTATGAATAGGAATTAGTATTATGGGTATGCACTCTGTGATCAATCTATCTTCATAGAATTACTGAGACAACATGTACTAGCTCTGACTCTGCATAAATTACCTAAATTCTCTATGTActttttttcatctaaaaaacATGACTAATATTAATATCTACAGTATAATTTTCTCTATGGAATTAAAtgctttaataaatgtttaaaacactACAAGGCTATTTCTAATTTTCCAATACAGTAGCTTTTAATATATTACATTCAAATGTCAATTTATGCACATTTCTATATTTAGAAATCaaataaagatttttctctttatacttGAGACACCCCTCTATATTATCCTTTTTCAGAAAAAGGTAATATAAATATGCCATGTTGTTCATAGAAACATAAATCTTTTTTTGCAGTGATTCCTGCTAAGAATCAGCTTTGATTTCTCAACAGTTTGGAGCATTTTAAAACTATGGGCAGAAGGAATATCACAGAGGTGTCTGACTTCATCCTCATGGGACTGACAGACTCTGAAGAGATCCGGCTGGTCCTCTTCACCTTATTTCTCCTGATGTACCTGATTACTGTGCTGGGCAATGCAGGAATGATGTTGATAATCTtcctggatcttcagcttcacaCCCCCATGTATTTTTTCCTCATTCACCTGTCATTTCTTGACCTTAGTTTCTCAACTGCCGTCACCCCTAAAGCTTCAGACAACTTACTGACTTCCAACAGGTGCATTTCCTACCTGAACTGTTTCCTCCAGATGAACTGTTTTGTCTTCGTGGGGGTCACTGAGTGTGTTCTCTCCTCCATGGCCTATGACTGCTatgcagccatctgcaagcctctGCGTTACCCAGGGATCATGTCCACCAGATGCTGCTGCTCTCTGGTCTTCGGATCCTTCTTGACTGGCCTCATGGACACCTTTGTCACTCTGCTTTGCATGAGTAAATTGCATTTCTGTGACTCTACTGTCATCTGTCACTTCTGTGATGCACCCCCAGGTTTAGCCCTGTCCTGCGCTGAGACACATGATATTGAAATCATAATATCCATTTTTGCTGGCTCCACCCTAGCGGTGTCTCTTATCACAGTATCTGTGTCCTATGTGTCCATCCTGTCCACTATCCTGAAAATCACTTCCACTTCAGGGAAGCAGAAAGCCTTCTCTAATTGTGCCTCCCATCTCCTGTCAGTCACCATCTTCTAAGGCACTACGATTTTTACTTATGTAAAACCAAGTCAGTCCTACTCTTTGGGAAAGGATcaagtggcttctgttttttatAGTATTGTCATCCCCATGCTGAATCCACTTATATACAGTCTTCGAAACAAAGAAGTGAAAATTGCTCTCAGCAGAGTCTTACAGAAGAGAAAGAGCTCCAAACAATTATTAACACTGATCCTGAACTTTTAAGCTCCTGTTTGTCTGTgcgtgtttttatttttgtccctagtgtatttccttgctttttctccaAAAACACatataactatttatttatttattctattgaTCCATCCTTTGCTTGAATAAATACAATCTCAGGCCTTTCTAAGAATATGACTTTAGAAATCTACACTATTATCGGAAAGCATGAAAGACGTTTAAACCATGGTCTCAATATGTATGTTTTTAAGGGCAActgattttcaaaatgaaaagtataGTTGTCAGTTTTTAAAGTGTGCTGTTCAAATCCCCATGCATGATCAAactttaaagaattttataattgaaaagaGTCTCATATTGGGAAAAATAATACCAGTTTCAGAAATCAACTCCTTTACTTGGTGGAGAAGCAAGAGAGCAGAGTGATTTATGAATACTTGGTTGAGAACCAAATGTTCAAGGATTTAGACTCCAAACCTTCTACTCAATTACCTGtagaatgcttttaaaaaatcactgaagcTTTAAGTTTCATGTTCCTAAACTGCACAGATAAATAACGATTCCAGGTCCAAAGAGTTACTGTAAGGATTAAATCACTTAATTGATGTTAACTCTTTAaggctggatcattgaaaaagcaagagagtgccagaaaaatatctatttctgctttattgactatgctaaagtctttgactgtgtggatcacaataaactgtggaaaattctgaaagagatgggaatacaagacgacctgacctgcctcttgagaaacctatatgcaggtcaggaagcaacagttagaactggacgtggaacaacagactggttccaaatgggaaaaggggtatggtcaaggctatatattgccaccctgcttatttaacttatatgcagagtacatcatgaaaaacacggctggaggaagcaaaagctggaatcaagattgttgggagaaatatcaataacctcagatatgcagatgacaccaccctacggcagaaagtgaagaagaactcaagagcttcttgatgaaaatgaaagaggagagtgaaaaagttggcttaaagttcagcattcaggaaactacgatcatggcatccggtcccatccctttatggcaaatagatggggaaacggtggaaacaatggctgactatttttcttggctccaaaatcactgcagatggtgattgcagccatgaaattaaaatacgcttactccttgaaaggaaagttatgaccaacctagacagcatattaaaaagaagagacattactttgccaacaaaggtccatctagtcaaggttatggtttttcaagtggtcatgtatggatgtgagagttgaactatgaagaaagctgagcactgaagaactgatgcttttgaactgtggtgttggagaagactcttgagagtcccttggactgcaaggagatccaatcagtccatcgtaaaggagatcaccctgggtgttcattggaacgactgatgttaaagctgaaactccaatatttggccacctgatgccaagagtttactcatatgaaaagaccctgattctgggaaggattgggggcaggaggagaaggggatgacagaggatgagatggctggatgtcatcactgacttgatggacatgagtctgggtaaagtctgggagttgtgatggacagggaggcctggtgtgctgcggttcatggggtcacaaagagttggacacgactgagtgactgaagtgaataaATATTGGCTGTTATCATCAGAACATTCACATTCCAGTATTTTCAATgcccaatgcctttttcttaacAAATATTCATGTATAGTTTTGTGAATTAGCTTTGGTTGATTTAAaggacaaacacacaaaaaaactaaaggaaaaccTAGCATTTCAGTTTAGCATTTAGAATGGAGTGTGTTAATATtgaagatatttgaaaaatgtaaCGAAACAGAAATGCCTAGTAAGTTATtcagtgttttgtgtgtgttcttCTAGAttggttgttttttatttatttaatttgaggctaattactttgcaatattttggtggcttttgccataatgtgacatgaatcagccatggatgtacatgtgtcccccatccaaacccccctcccacccccctcccc
Coding sequences:
- the LOC138093079 gene encoding olfactory receptor 8H1-like, whose translation is MGRRNITEVSDFILMGLTDSEEIRLVLFTLFLLMYLITVLGNAGMMLIIFLDLQLHTPMYFFLIHLSFLDLSFSTAVTPKASDNLLTSNRCISYLNCFLQMNCFVFVGVTECVLSSMAYDCYAAICKPLRYPGIMSTRCCCSLVFGSFLTGLMDTFVTLLCMSKLHFCDSTVICHFCDAPPGLALSCAETHDIEIIISIFAGSTLAVSLITVSVSYVSILSTILKITSTSGKQKAFSNCASHLLSVTIF